The segment TGCCCACCGTTCCCGTCTTCCCCACCGGTGCACCGATCTGGATCGATCTGTCTTCGAGCGATCCCGACGCGTCGAGGGCCTTCTACGAGGCGCTCTTCGGCTGGTCGTCGGTCGACACCGGCCCCGATTTCGGCGACTACGTGAACTTCTCCCTGGGCGACGCCCAGGTCGCGGGGATGGCGCAGAACCCCGAGCCCGAGAAGTCGCCCGACGCCTGGGTCACCTACCTCCAGGCGAGCGACGCGGAGACGACGGCCTCGGCGGTGACGGGTGCGGGCGGCATGGTGGTCGGCGGTCCGCACGTCGTCGGCCCGCTGGGGACCATGCTCGTCGCTGTCGACGCCGATCGCGCCGTCGTCGGCGCCTGGCAGCCGGAGCAGCACCGCGGCTTCGGAGTGCTCGACACCGTCGGAGCGCCGTCGTGGTTCGAGCTCCACACCACGAACTTCCACGACGAGGTGCAGTTCTATCAGCAGGCCTTCGGCT is part of the Frondihabitans sp. 762G35 genome and harbors:
- a CDS encoding VOC family protein, whose product is MPTVPVFPTGAPIWIDLSSSDPDASRAFYEALFGWSSVDTGPDFGDYVNFSLGDAQVAGMAQNPEPEKSPDAWVTYLQASDAETTASAVTGAGGMVVGGPHVVGPLGTMLVAVDADRAVVGAWQPEQHRGFGVLDTVGAPSWFELHTTNFHDEVQFYQQAFGWQTASMGDTDEFRYEQLMVDEKPYAGVMDATAYWPAGDPAAWRVYFRVADVDAAVSRVVELGGRVLDPAVDTPYGRLAELADVTGAIFKLIA